AGCGCCGCCACTCGTCTCTAGGCTACTTGACACCCGCCGACTTCGAACGCCAATCTACAGCCGCTTAACCTCAACTACGCAAAATCGGGGCAAGCCCATCCCCGTCCTTGTCTCTCACAGCAACCACAGCGCGGCGTCTCCTCTCCCCTGTCTCAAGGTCATTCCAGCCCCTGGCCCGGTCGAGGGGGGCGGCGCGGTAGCGGTCAAGTGTCAGAATCGTGCCCATAGATAACACATTACCCTCGGATCGGCGTCTCCAGATCAAGGCCCGAGCCTACGGTGCTCGAAATCCGGGGAGAAGGCAGGAGCAAGGTTCTTCTCGTGGGAACCAGCAGTGGATCAAGTACCCGTCTCTGATGTTCGGAAGTGATACCTTCTACAGTAGATATGACTAACGATTTGAACACTTCGTTTGAGCGACGCTGGGTGACGTTGATCGAACATCACCTTCCCGCGTCTGAGCGCCTCATCACAACGGCCCGCTTGAGAACTGCCGGGTTCGAGGGCGTGGAACTCACTCGCCTGATCAAGCGGGGAAAGCTTGAACGGGTCGAGCGAGGCGTCTATGCCCTGCCCTCGGCGGGCGGCGCGGCAAGCAGTCACGCCGAGCGACTCGCCGAGTTGCAACTCCGCTTTCCCTGGGGCGTCGCCTGCCTAGAGAGCGCCGCCAGTCTGCTGGGTCTTACCACCACCGAACCGCTGGAGATCGACCTCGCGCTCCCGAGAAAGCGCGTCGGTCGAACTCCTCAAGCGGCGGGCGTTCACTTTCACTGGATGACCGATGCCATTTACACCCACGGCCAGACCACCGATTTGAGCAGCGGTGTCCTGCTGCGCACCTTCGACGCCGCGAAGACCGTCGCCGATTTCTGTGCCCGGCGCAACAAAGTTGGGAGGAGCGCCTACCTCACCGTCCTCAAGACCTACCTGGCACGCGGCGGCCCTGGGGGATCGCCGGGAGCGACCGCCCCTCTGCTGGCTGCTGCCCAGGTGTGCCATGTGGAACGTATGATCCGCGCTGATCTGGCGGTGCTACGTGCCTGATCCAGCTGCCAAGAATCCTGTCGCCAGCATTA
Above is a genomic segment from Deinococcus detaillensis containing:
- a CDS encoding type IV toxin-antitoxin system AbiEi family antitoxin domain-containing protein; the protein is MTNDLNTSFERRWVTLIEHHLPASERLITTARLRTAGFEGVELTRLIKRGKLERVERGVYALPSAGGAASSHAERLAELQLRFPWGVACLESAASLLGLTTTEPLEIDLALPRKRVGRTPQAAGVHFHWMTDAIYTHGQTTDLSSGVLLRTFDAAKTVADFCARRNKVGRSAYLTVLKTYLARGGPGGSPGATAPLLAAAQVCHVERMIRADLAVLRA